A part of Lampris incognitus isolate fLamInc1 chromosome 21, fLamInc1.hap2, whole genome shotgun sequence genomic DNA contains:
- the LOC130131823 gene encoding OX-2 membrane glycoprotein-like — MELKQSTNITQFKKKYKGLPELIRTQGIVKAAVGEQAHLRCQLLESRDVVQVTWQKILPDGVDDIATYSNFSGSKVNLQYQEKVKIQHAGLQNISIIINRVEKQDECCYMCLFNAFPEGSLTEHTCLKVYEQHEPILRIMNSNSAVSCSATGQPPPTVMLKIPGQAFCSSNYTTDTLTNPNGTVTVTASATLLMSKSNCTQVGCVVHMFSGDVRELSETFSNASRTPLVVLSVQYSC; from the exons atggaactcaaacaaagcaCAAACATTACGCaattcaagaagaagtacaaag GTCTACCAGAGCTGATCAGAACCCAGGGGATTGTAAAAGCAGCAGTAGGAGAACAGGCCCACTTAAGATGCCAGCTACTGGAGTCCAGAGATGTGGTCCAAGTTACCTGGCAAAAGATTTTACCTGATGGGGTAGATGATATTGCCACTTACAGCAATTTCTCCGGCTCCAAGGTCAACCTGCAATATCAAGAGAAAGTGAAGATCCAGCATGCCGGGCTGCAGAACATCTCCATAATTATCAACAGGGTGGAAAAACAGGATGAGTGCTGCTACATGTGTCTGTTTAATGCCTTCCCTGAAGGCTCGCTCACTGAGCACACCTGCCTCAAAGTCTATG AACAACATGAACCCATATTACGCATCATGAACTCAAATTCAGCCGTGTCCTGCTCAGCCACAGGGCAGCCTCCTCCAACCGTAATGCTGAAGATCCCTGGACAGGCCTTCTGTTCCTCAAACTACACCACCGACACCCTCACCAACCCCAACGGGACAGTCACTGTCACTGCCAGCGCCACATTGTTGATGTCCAAGAGCAACTGCACACAggtggggtgtgtggtacacatgtTTTCAGGCGATGTCAGGGAGTTGTCTGAGACATTTTCTAATGCCAGCAGAACACCACTTGTGG tcCTCAGTGTTCAGTATTCCTGTTGA